From Styela clava chromosome 6, kaStyClav1.hap1.2, whole genome shotgun sequence, one genomic window encodes:
- the LOC120332021 gene encoding uncharacterized protein LOC120332021 encodes MIMNEDYIKQTNSTQAGLLMTSLDSLREQNILCDFDVKVGDKSFCAHRCSQFSSQSVQQLTSTSTRADTETSLGNIPSSSRSSGNAEEPQMGAVGGYRDGASESQSSSQATLSGLRTINQQPPGGRMSVRRLREPLPGYRWGTLVITSFPAGSLNGVSYEAKKFTEYLPADFYIRNLLRKAFNTGLLFKIQIIGSSRGEIIWNDEFPHKTNKLGGPDNNGYPDRGH; translated from the exons ATGATCATGAATGAAGATTAcattaaacaaacaaattcaACCCAAGCCGGTTTGCTTATGACATCACTCGATAGCTTGAGAGAACAAAACATTCTCTGCGATTTCGATGTGAAAGTTGGTGACAAATCCTTCTGTGCTCATCGCTGTTCACAATTTTCTAGTCAGTCTGTTCAGCAACTAACATCTACAAGTACTAGAGCGGATACAGAAACTTCCCTGGGCAACATTCCATCAAGTAGTCGCAGCTCTGGGAATGCCGAAGAACCACAGATGGGAGCAGTGGGTGGATACAGGGATGGCGCTTCAG AATCTCAGTCTTCAAGTCAAGCTACTTTATCTGGTCTAAGAACCATCAACCAACAACCACCTGGTGGAAGAATGTCAGTGAGAAGGTTGAGAGAACCACTGCCAGGATATAGATGGGGCACTCTTGTCATCACCTCATTCCCTGCTGGAAGTCTGAAT GGTGTTTCATATGAGGCAAAGAAGTTCACTGAATATTTGCCTGCAGACTTCTACATCAGGAACTTGCTCCGGAAAGCATTCAATACAGGATTGCTCTTCAAGATTCAGATAATTGGAAGCAGCAGAGGAGAGATAATATGGAATGATGAATTTCCTCATAAAACTAACAAACTTGGAGGTCCAGATAA caatggatatccTGATCGGGGCCATTAA
- the LOC144424613 gene encoding uncharacterized protein LOC144424613 codes for MPQYTMEDIMRWNVDSLKIFLRRYGLATSKKTKAELVALAYATQAMNLEIKKSPQELSASVVQEYQNILLAPDGIKLPDPNSSESDPLPWIAEKNGVALWPNLHITDIALYLSKGEAEVMEKILDGYKLGKPYSYFASMWLKEVYYLRFKHYCILKANCFPSQRINDPPHKLWVCCRRDNGQIVRGFCSCTAGIHQTCNHVASLLLKMERASNQACTSLPCTWIIPSKKLKIEPSELRHLVMKKPKYGETGEPHLYKL; via the exons ATGCCACAATATACTATGGAGGACATAATGCGGTGGAATGTAGAcagtttgaagatttttttgaGAAGATATGGACTTGCGAcatcaaaaaaaacaaaagctGAGTTGGTTGCCCTTGCATATGCAACACAGGCAATGAACCTGGAGATAAAAAAGTCACCGCAGGAGCTTTCAGCTTCTGTGGTGCAGGAATATCAAAATATCCTACTTGCTCCAGATGGAATCAAGTTACCCGATCCTAATTCGTCTGAATCTGATCCATTGCCCTGGATTGCGGAAAAAAATGGAGTAGCTCTTTGGCCTAACCTCCACATTACAGACATTGCTCTGTATTTGAGTAAAGGTGAAGCTGAAGTGATGGAGAAGATTTTGGATGGGTATAAGCTGGGCAAGCCATACAGCTACTTTGCTTCCATGTGGCTTAAAGAAGTATATTATCTTCGCTTCAAACATTATTGCATACTGAAAGCAAACTGTTTCCCGTCTCAGCGGATTAATGATCCGCCTCATAAATTGTGGGTTTGCTGCAGACGGGATAATGGACAGATTGTTAGAGGATTTTGTTCCTGTACTGCAGG AATACATCAAACATGTAATCATGTAGCAAGTCTTCTGCTAAAAATGGAGCGTGCTTCAAATCAGGCGTGCACTTCCTTACCATGTACTTGGATTATTccctcaaaaaaattgaaaattgaaccAAGTGAACTACGACATTTAGTAATGAAGAAGCCAAAATACGGAGAAACAGGTGAGCctcatttgtataaattatag
- the LOC120336095 gene encoding uncharacterized protein LOC120336095, which yields MSGRVCCVIKCTNHAYKLQKWKSSHCPIHNVSKGEEGCICTPPFEHHPFPTELKDPEGRQNWIHNINRKEPGSSKCVLNWQPTKYSRVCSIHFVDGRPTSSNPYPTLCMGYETSIVSNKRCLPSYRASYAPKCKKRRTEVLAVPTNLNFEHNYCLNADMGKLAQVIKSLKIENAKLRGNNRNLRSEVAKLKCSFRKVTALPPLHTDKSVAFYTGFPSKKVLDKVTNLLRSKAPRTNFLKGNAPRKRIISSKILMSTRMHKLSFSQQLIMTLMRLRLGLLITDLAERFHVSQATESRVIGNMLKFLSHQMKSLINNPSRYHIMNLPRKFRIRPYNKVRWILDCTELFIATPKDLHMQCITWSDYKHHNTAKYLLSVHPNGMINFLSRGWGGRASDNHIVKNSGFLNLLEPGDMVMADRGFLIRDELLIRQADLLIPPGKQGKEQMPLSDVTATKNIANRRIVVRASHRSPKKIQNFTVGNTYQTIASIGQYYGNLRRYQQYETTLLFLGDLISCPPIIALCFCSVFVSFNYS from the coding sequence ATGTCAGGCCGAGTTTGCTGTGTCATCAAATGCACCAATCATGCCTATAAACTTCAGAAGTGGAAATCATCCCACTGCCCTATTCATAATGTATCGAAAGGTGAAGAAGGCTGTATTTGTACTCCACCGTTCGAGCATCATCCTTTTCCAACGGAACTCAAAGACCCGGAAGGTCGACAGAATTGGATACATAACATAAATAGAAAAGAACCGGGCAGTAGTAAGTGTGTACTTAATTGGCAGCCAACAAAATATTCTCGAGTATGTTCCATTCATTTCGTAGACGGGAGACCCACTTCAAGTAACCCATATCCAACTCTGTGCATGGGATATGAAACATCAATCGTATCAAATAAAAGATGCTTGCCCAGTTATAGGGCGTCTTATGCACCAAAATGTAAAAAACGTAGAACTGAAGTTTTGGCTGTTCCcacaaatttaaatttcgaacATAATTATTGCCTAAATGCAGATATGGGAAAACTTGCTCAAGTCATCAAAAGTCTTAAGATTGAGAATGCCAAATTACGAGGAAATAATAGAAATTTGAGATCCGAAGTTGCCAAACTAAAATGTTCATTTCGGAAAGTTACTGCTCTACCTCCATTACATACAGACAAGTCCGTGGCATTTTATACTGGGTTTCCTTCAAAAAAAGTTTTAGACAAAGTCACAAACCTTTTAAGAAGCAAGGCACCAAGGACAAACTTTTTAAAAGGCAACGCACCAAGAAAACGTATTATCAGCTCCAAAATCTTAATGTCTACCCGGATGCATAAACTGAGCTTTTCTCAACAACTCATTATGACTTTAATGAGGCTAAGACTCGGATTGTTAATCACAGACCTAGCTGAAAGATTTCATGTATCCCAAGCGACTGAATCAAGGGTTATCGGaaatatgttgaaatttttgtcaCATCAGATGAAAAGCCTAATCAATAATCCATCACGCTATCATATCATGAATTTACCCCGAAAGTTCAGAATAAGACCATACAATAAAGTCAGGTGGATCTTAGATTGTACAGAGTTGTTCATTGCGACCCCAAAGGACTTGCATATGCAGTGTATTACTTGGAGCGACTATAAACACCACAATACTGCGAAATATCTTTTAAGTGTTCATCCAAATGGAATGATTAATTTTTTGTCGCGTGGGTGGGGTGGAAGAGCAAGTGACAATCATATAGTCAAGAATAGCGGTTTTTTGAATTTGCTAGAACCTGGCGATATGGTAATGGCTGACAGAGGATTTCTCATCAGAGATGAGCTTCTCATTCGTCAAGCAGATCTATTGATACCTCCAGGAAAACAGGGCAAGGAACAAATGCCTCTAAGTGATGTGACAGCAACGAAAAACATAGCAAATAGGCGAATTGTGGTAAGAGCAAGCCATAGGTCgcctaaaaaaattcaaaattttacagtCGGAAATACCTATCAGACTATTGCCTCAATTGGACAATATTATGGTAATCTGCGCAGGTATCAGCAATATGAAACCACCCTTCTATTCCTAGGCGACCTAATATCCTGCCCCCCAATAATAGCCCTATGCTTTTGCTCTGTATTCGTGAGCTTTAACTATAGTTAG